The following are encoded together in the Robertmurraya sp. FSL R5-0851 genome:
- a CDS encoding diacylglycerol kinase, with the protein MKRARIIYNPTSGREAFKKQLPEVLQKLEMAGYETSCHATTGAGDATEAAKIAVARKYDLVVAAGGDGTINEVVNGLAEQEYRPKLGVIPVGTTNDFARALHIPRDIEAAADIIVKGDTIPVDIGRINDKYFINIAGGGRLTELTYEVPSKLKTMLGQLAYYLKGIEMLPSIRATDLSIEYDGKLFEGEVMLFLVGLTNSVGGFERLAPDASINDGMFTLLILKKTNLAEFIRIATLAVRGEHVNDPHVIYTKANRIKVHSEEKVQLNLDGEFGGLLPAEFVNLYRHLEVFVPIDQIREQDRPAEGWNVSGN; encoded by the coding sequence ATGAAAAGAGCAAGAATTATTTATAATCCTACCTCAGGAAGAGAAGCGTTTAAAAAGCAATTGCCAGAGGTACTGCAAAAGCTAGAAATGGCCGGTTATGAGACTTCTTGTCACGCAACAACTGGTGCAGGTGACGCGACAGAGGCGGCTAAAATTGCTGTCGCTCGAAAATACGATCTAGTTGTAGCAGCAGGTGGAGATGGAACGATCAATGAAGTAGTGAATGGACTGGCAGAGCAAGAGTATCGTCCAAAGCTAGGAGTCATTCCGGTTGGAACCACCAATGACTTCGCAAGAGCGCTTCATATTCCACGTGACATTGAAGCGGCAGCGGACATTATCGTCAAGGGAGATACGATTCCTGTTGATATCGGCCGAATTAATGACAAGTATTTTATTAATATTGCTGGTGGAGGCCGTTTAACGGAGCTAACGTATGAGGTACCAAGCAAACTAAAAACGATGCTGGGACAACTGGCTTATTACTTAAAAGGCATTGAAATGCTTCCTTCCATTCGTGCGACAGATTTAAGTATCGAGTATGATGGAAAGCTTTTTGAAGGAGAAGTCATGCTGTTTCTAGTTGGGCTTACCAATTCAGTGGGTGGCTTTGAGCGCCTCGCTCCCGATGCGTCGATCAATGATGGAATGTTTACTTTGCTAATTTTAAAGAAGACAAACCTGGCTGAATTTATCCGTATCGCCACGTTAGCAGTTCGCGGGGAGCATGTGAACGATCCGCATGTGATTTATACAAAGGCAAACCGTATTAAAGTTCACTCCGAGGAAAAGGTTCAGCTTAATCTGGATGGAGAATTCGGCGGCCTTTTACCTGCGGAATTCG
- the plsY gene encoding glycerol-3-phosphate 1-O-acyltransferase PlsY: MEYGLLIIAYLLGSIPTALLVGKWLFQVDIRTLGSNNPGATNTIRVLGKKAGIIVLLVDVGKGAFATYLPILLHSDLDPLYAGFMAVIGHCFPIFAGFRGGKAIATTAGFLMVYHPFLFMITFLTFFTVIFISKYVFFGSISVGFAMLIFSLFEEGYHPDLIFFLFLLLLFFLHRSNIRNYMNHTELKITSVVLI; the protein is encoded by the coding sequence ATGGAGTATGGACTACTTATCATTGCCTATTTACTCGGTTCCATTCCGACTGCCTTATTAGTTGGAAAGTGGCTCTTTCAAGTGGATATTAGAACACTCGGTAGTAACAATCCAGGTGCGACCAATACCATAAGGGTTCTTGGAAAAAAGGCCGGAATCATTGTTCTTCTTGTGGATGTTGGCAAAGGGGCCTTTGCGACTTATTTACCCATTCTGCTTCATTCCGATCTCGATCCTCTATATGCGGGCTTCATGGCGGTAATCGGTCATTGTTTTCCGATCTTTGCAGGGTTTCGCGGAGGAAAAGCTATCGCAACCACTGCTGGTTTTTTAATGGTTTATCATCCTTTTTTATTTATGATTACTTTTCTTACCTTTTTCACCGTGATTTTTATATCAAAATATGTATTTTTTGGTTCGATCTCTGTTGGCTTTGCCATGCTGATATTTTCCCTATTTGAGGAAGGCTATCATCCTGATCTTATCTTTTTCTTATTCTTACTTCTGCTTTTCTTTTTGCACCGCTCCAATATCCGGAATTATATGAATCATACAGAGTTAAAAATCACTAGTGTTGTATTAATTTAA